A single window of Sphaerodactylus townsendi isolate TG3544 linkage group LG03, MPM_Stown_v2.3, whole genome shotgun sequence DNA harbors:
- the LOC125428260 gene encoding ketosamine-3-kinase-like isoform X2 has protein sequence MEAILRRELGTSVLRPTGHSGGGCISHGESFHTDQGHVYVKVNSRAEARRMFDGEMESLTAILQTQTVKVPKPMKVIDLPEGGAVFVMEHLEMRGLNRHAEKLGIQLADLHLHNQKLGEKLKEGASTIVEEQTDVQFIEKFGFHTVTCCGYLPQVNDWQQDWVTFFARQRIQPQMDMIEKNSGDREARELWAQLQLKIPSLFGDMEIVPALLHGDLWGGNVAEDDSGPIIFDPASFYGHSEYELAIAGMFGGFSGSFYSAYHSKIPKVPGFEKRLKLYQLFHYMNHWNHFGGGYRGSSINIMRNLVK, from the exons ATGGAGGCTATCCTGCGGCGGGAGCTGGGCACTTCGGTGCTGCGGCCCACGGGCCACTCGGGAGGCGGCTGCATCAGCCACGGCGAGAGTTTCCACACAGATCAGGGCCACGTCTATGTGAAAGTCAACTCCCGCGCCgag GCCAGAAGAATGTTCGATGGAGAAATGGAAAGTTTAACAGCTATCTTACAAACCCAAACAGTAAAGGTTCCTAAACCCATGAAAGTTATTGATTTGCCAGAGGGTGGGGCTGTGTTTGTGATGGAGCATTTGGAGATGAGAGGTTTGAACAG GCATGCGGAAAAACTTGGAATACAACTAGCAGATCTTCATCTTCACAACCAAAAACTTGGGGAGAAATTGAAGGAAGGTGCAAGCACCATTG TTGAAGAACAGACAGATGTTCAGTTTatagaaaagtttggattccaCACAGTCACTTGTTGTGGTTATCTTCCACAG GTGAATGACTGGCAACAGGACTGGGTGACTTTCTTTGCTAGACAGAGAATTCAGCCTCAGATGGATATGATTGAAAAGAATTCAGGGGATAGGGAGGCAAGGGAGCTTTGGGCACAACTACAG CTGAAGATACCCAGTTTGTTTGGTGATATGGAGATAGTTCCTGCTCTTCTACACGGGGACCTGTGGGGAGGAAATGTAGCTGAGGATGATTCTGGCCCTATTATCTTTGATCCTGCATCTTTCTACGGTCACTCTGAGTATGAGTTAGCAATTGCAGGGATGTTTGGTGGCTTCAGTGGTTCTTTTTATTCTGCGTACCACAGTAAAATCCCCAAAGTCCCAGGTTTTGAGAAACGACTCAAGTTGTACCAACTGTTCCACTACATGAATCACTGGAATCACTTTGGAGGAGGTTACCGAGGCTCCTCTATAAATATAATGAGAAACCTTGTAAAATGA
- the LOC125428260 gene encoding ketosamine-3-kinase-like isoform X1: MEAILRRELGTSVLRPTGHSGGGCISHGESFHTDQGHVYVKVNSRAEARRMFDGEMESLTAILQTQTVKVPKPMKVIDLPEGGAVFVMEHLEMRGLNRHAEKLGIQLADLHLHNQKLGEKLKEGASTIGTVEEQTDVQFIEKFGFHTVTCCGYLPQVNDWQQDWVTFFARQRIQPQMDMIEKNSGDREARELWAQLQLKIPSLFGDMEIVPALLHGDLWGGNVAEDDSGPIIFDPASFYGHSEYELAIAGMFGGFSGSFYSAYHSKIPKVPGFEKRLKLYQLFHYMNHWNHFGGGYRGSSINIMRNLVK; the protein is encoded by the exons ATGGAGGCTATCCTGCGGCGGGAGCTGGGCACTTCGGTGCTGCGGCCCACGGGCCACTCGGGAGGCGGCTGCATCAGCCACGGCGAGAGTTTCCACACAGATCAGGGCCACGTCTATGTGAAAGTCAACTCCCGCGCCgag GCCAGAAGAATGTTCGATGGAGAAATGGAAAGTTTAACAGCTATCTTACAAACCCAAACAGTAAAGGTTCCTAAACCCATGAAAGTTATTGATTTGCCAGAGGGTGGGGCTGTGTTTGTGATGGAGCATTTGGAGATGAGAGGTTTGAACAG GCATGCGGAAAAACTTGGAATACAACTAGCAGATCTTCATCTTCACAACCAAAAACTTGGGGAGAAATTGAAGGAAGGTGCAAGCACCATTG GTACAGTTGAAGAACAGACAGATGTTCAGTTTatagaaaagtttggattccaCACAGTCACTTGTTGTGGTTATCTTCCACAG GTGAATGACTGGCAACAGGACTGGGTGACTTTCTTTGCTAGACAGAGAATTCAGCCTCAGATGGATATGATTGAAAAGAATTCAGGGGATAGGGAGGCAAGGGAGCTTTGGGCACAACTACAG CTGAAGATACCCAGTTTGTTTGGTGATATGGAGATAGTTCCTGCTCTTCTACACGGGGACCTGTGGGGAGGAAATGTAGCTGAGGATGATTCTGGCCCTATTATCTTTGATCCTGCATCTTTCTACGGTCACTCTGAGTATGAGTTAGCAATTGCAGGGATGTTTGGTGGCTTCAGTGGTTCTTTTTATTCTGCGTACCACAGTAAAATCCCCAAAGTCCCAGGTTTTGAGAAACGACTCAAGTTGTACCAACTGTTCCACTACATGAATCACTGGAATCACTTTGGAGGAGGTTACCGAGGCTCCTCTATAAATATAATGAGAAACCTTGTAAAATGA